The following are from one region of the Shinella sp. PSBB067 genome:
- a CDS encoding GAF domain-containing protein, translating into MHDIRKIEAADKPGFYRELRAQAEGLLHGERDAIANAANLSALVYDAVADLNWAGFYFLKTPAELVLGPFQGKVACVRIPVGKGVCGSAVAEGRSQLVPDVHAFPGHIACDAASRSELVVPLIRDGAVLGVLDLDSPTPGRFTAEDQAGFEALAALYVAGSDI; encoded by the coding sequence ATGCACGACATCCGCAAGATCGAAGCCGCCGACAAGCCGGGCTTCTACCGCGAACTGCGCGCCCAGGCGGAGGGCCTGCTGCACGGCGAGCGCGATGCCATTGCCAATGCCGCCAATCTTTCGGCGCTGGTCTACGATGCGGTCGCCGATCTCAACTGGGCGGGATTCTATTTCCTGAAAACGCCGGCGGAACTCGTGCTCGGTCCCTTCCAGGGCAAGGTCGCCTGCGTGCGCATTCCCGTCGGCAAGGGTGTGTGCGGCAGCGCCGTCGCAGAAGGGCGCAGCCAGCTCGTGCCCGATGTGCACGCCTTTCCCGGCCATATCGCCTGCGATGCCGCCTCGCGCTCCGAGCTCGTGGTGCCGCTCATCCGCGATGGTGCGGTCCTTGGTGTGCTCGATCTCGACAGCCCCACGCCCGGCCGCTTCACGGCGGAAGACCAGGCCGGTTTCGAGGCGCTTGCCGCGCTCTATGTCGCAGGCAGCGACATCTGA
- a CDS encoding NAD(P)/FAD-dependent oxidoreductase has protein sequence MLEKTPTTRVQTLLDTLGAALAAGRIDDAVGLFAEECYWRDLVAFTWNIKTVEGRDQVRDMLQSQLSAAKPSNWRVASGEEATENDGVLESWITFETATGRGYGLVRFKDGLIWTLLTALSELKGHEEKSGFTRPLGAKHGQNLGAKTWKEEREEEERTLGYEKQPYVVIIGGGQGGIALGARLRQLGVPTIILEKNDRPGDSWRKRYKSLCLHDPVWYDHLPYIDFPKNWPVFAPKDKIGDWLEFYTKVMELNYWTRSTARSAKWDEAVQEWTVVVDRDGEEVVLRPKQLVFATGMSGKANIPDFKGRERFAGDQHHSSQHPGPDGYKGKKVVVIGSNNSAHDICAALYEAGVDVTMIQRSTTHIVKSDTLMDIGLGALYSEEALANGVTTQKADLIFASLPYRIMHEFQIPLYDRMRERDADFYAALEKAGFQLDWGADGSGLFMKYLRRGSGYYIDIGASQLIIDGKVKLAAGQVEEITENAVKLSDGREIPADVIVYATGYGSMNGWVADLIDQETADRVGKVWGLGSDTPKDPGPWEGEQRNMWKPTQQAALWFHGGNLHQSRHYSQYLALQLKARLENLPTPVYGLQPVHHRK, from the coding sequence ATGCTCGAGAAAACCCCCACCACCCGCGTCCAGACACTTCTCGATACGCTCGGCGCGGCCCTTGCCGCCGGCCGGATCGACGATGCCGTCGGCCTTTTCGCCGAGGAGTGCTATTGGCGCGACCTCGTCGCCTTCACCTGGAACATCAAGACCGTCGAGGGCCGCGACCAGGTGCGCGACATGCTGCAATCGCAGCTTTCCGCCGCCAAGCCGTCGAACTGGCGGGTCGCTTCGGGCGAGGAGGCGACGGAGAACGACGGCGTCCTCGAAAGCTGGATCACCTTCGAGACGGCGACCGGCCGCGGCTACGGCCTCGTGCGCTTCAAGGACGGCCTCATCTGGACGTTGCTGACAGCGCTTTCCGAGCTGAAGGGCCATGAGGAGAAATCCGGCTTCACCCGCCCGCTCGGTGCGAAACATGGCCAGAACCTCGGCGCAAAGACCTGGAAGGAGGAGCGCGAGGAGGAGGAGCGCACGCTCGGCTACGAGAAGCAGCCCTATGTCGTCATCATCGGCGGCGGGCAGGGCGGCATCGCGCTCGGCGCGCGGCTGCGCCAGCTCGGCGTGCCCACCATCATCCTCGAAAAGAACGACCGGCCGGGCGATAGCTGGCGCAAGCGCTACAAGTCGCTCTGCCTGCACGATCCCGTCTGGTACGACCACCTGCCCTATATCGACTTTCCGAAGAACTGGCCGGTCTTCGCGCCGAAGGACAAGATCGGCGACTGGCTGGAATTCTACACGAAGGTCATGGAGCTGAACTACTGGACGCGCTCCACCGCGCGGTCGGCGAAATGGGACGAGGCGGTGCAGGAATGGACCGTCGTCGTCGACCGCGACGGCGAAGAGGTGGTGCTGCGGCCGAAGCAGCTCGTCTTCGCGACCGGCATGTCCGGCAAGGCGAACATCCCCGACTTCAAGGGACGCGAGCGCTTTGCCGGCGACCAGCACCATTCCTCGCAGCATCCGGGACCGGACGGCTACAAGGGTAAAAAGGTCGTCGTCATCGGCTCGAACAATTCGGCCCATGACATCTGCGCGGCGCTCTACGAGGCGGGCGTTGACGTCACCATGATCCAACGCTCGACGACCCATATCGTCAAGTCGGACACGCTGATGGATATCGGCCTCGGCGCGCTCTATTCCGAAGAGGCGCTGGCGAACGGCGTGACGACGCAGAAGGCCGACCTCATCTTCGCCTCGCTCCCCTACCGGATCATGCACGAATTCCAGATCCCGCTCTACGACAGGATGCGCGAGCGCGACGCCGACTTCTACGCGGCGCTGGAAAAGGCCGGCTTCCAGCTCGATTGGGGCGCGGACGGCTCGGGCCTCTTCATGAAATACCTGCGGCGCGGCTCCGGCTACTATATCGATATCGGCGCTTCCCAGCTCATCATCGACGGCAAGGTGAAGCTTGCCGCCGGGCAGGTCGAGGAGATCACGGAGAATGCCGTGAAGCTTTCGGACGGCAGGGAGATCCCGGCCGACGTCATCGTCTATGCGACGGGTTACGGCTCGATGAACGGCTGGGTCGCCGACCTTATCGACCAGGAGACGGCCGACAGGGTCGGCAAGGTCTGGGGCCTCGGCTCCGACACGCCGAAGGATCCGGGTCCCTGGGAGGGCGAGCAGCGCAACATGTGGAAGCCGACGCAGCAGGCGGCGCTGTGGTTCCACGGCGGCAACCTGCACCAGTCGCGCCACTATTCCCAGTATCTGGCGCTCCAGCTCAAGGCGCGCCTGGAAAACCTCCCCACGCCGGTCTATGGCCTCCAACCGGTTCATCACCGGAAATAG